The Spinacia oleracea cultivar Varoflay chromosome 2, BTI_SOV_V1, whole genome shotgun sequence DNA segment AAAGTAATTTAAGTAGATGGGCAAGGTTAGCTTTCTCTTCCTTGACAATTTTCATAAAATCTGTTTTTGCAGGATGCGAAGTCTAAGAATATACTTAGAGAAAATGTGGTTCGTGATCTAGTGAACCCACAAAAGATCATGATCACAAAAAGACAGGGTATAAAACCACAGATACTAACCTCAGATCTAGAGTTTCGACGACGATCATTTGTAAAGCGACTTCTCCGGCCAAAGCGCCAAGTCTCAGCACCCACCCCATCATCAAAAAAGTCATCACCAATATCAAGAAGCCATCTGCGATGTGATCCCGTAAGATCAGAATCTTCAGTTGTGAAAAGTATGGCTGGAAAATCAGCATTTCTTCTTGAACCACGACTTGAAAAAGCATCCCAAAACATTCTCCTACTGTTTCGTCTTGCTTCACGGGTACTTATTTCATTATTGATGTTGGGCAAAAGATTGGATGAGGAGATACTCACCACATCAACATGAAGTAAACTTCCTTCTGGCCGGGATTCAACCCTATCTGACACAAAGAGCTCTAATCCTGAAGGTATCACCTCTTGAATGGGTTCATCACCACGTGATTGAGATTCTATGCCAGGGTCTGAAACTACTGGGACTGGACCAGAATCAGAACTTTGGTGTCCAATAACCTCGCTAACTTCTTCAAAAACGGTGGGATGTTCCAGTTCCTCGTCCTGCAACCCACTAGGAGATAAGACCCCATTAGTCTGAGGCATATCATTGATTAAATCATCAATCTCACCAGTTGCACGTCTGTTGGAACTAAGGCTTATGTGCCGTAAGTGCCCTGCAGAAGATGGATTAACAGAATCAACCAGTCTATGCTGGTGGCATTTGCTTTCAGCATTGATCTCACGAGGGTGAACCACTTCATTATCTTCTGAAAAGCACTTCCTGTTACTGGATGATTCTACACGAGAATCGTCATGAATAGAGGCACAGTCACTACTTATAGTACTACTCTCTGATGAGGCTACTGGTGCAGATCCAGGACTGGAATAGCTGCTAAACTCAGTTCCCAAGCTAGAAGCAGGAACGTAATCATTTGTAGGGATTGAGGACTTATTAGCCTTCTGTTGACAGTAATCACCATAAGTTAGTAAAGAATTAAAGATCTAGATGCACAATCATCCTCTACACAATGGAGAAAAATGGTTGAGTTATCATATCCACTTTGATATAAAGCAATCAAGAACAGAaggaaatctgacaaagaacacTACCATAACCCCAGAAGGCTCACAAGGACTAAAGTTGTGGGAAGATGGAACTAAACTCCTGAATTAAAATTGGTTGTCAAATGCGGAGTAGTAAGCCTGGACATCATCGTACCTTATTCTTTGCATCTGCCACAACTATGGCATACTCAAAAGAAGTAAAGAACCCCCCTTCTTCAGACATTTATGAACATCAACACTTGTATATAAAGAAACTAAGTGCTCTAAAATTTACACTACACGCCATTTTTAGCAAGTGGAGCATTAATAAACTAGAAGAAAGCTCAATGACCATATTTAATCACAAATAGCTGGACAAAATAGGAAATATTTCCATTATTTTCTACAGTGTGACTTTTTGCTAGGTTCAGAAGTTCATCCAATCAATATTCCAAAACCAGCTTAAAACGTATaccaaaaacccccaaaacacTCCATGGATgataaaagtataaaaactccATCAAATCAAACTTAAGATTACAAATGAAACGATTTTGACATTAAAGTTATAATCTTTAGCATAAACTGAATAATCAAACATCACCTTAAAAGCAAAAGCAGCGATCTTACAACATCTTAAAAATGTAATGATTGGGGTTGAGAATGAAATTAGAAGAAAAAACAAGACCTGAGaagttgaagaagatgaagaatgaGAAGTTGAAGAAGCGCCACAAATGAGAGAAGCGAGCCTTTGTTTTGTACGGTTGACTTTGCTACGCCTTGTAGTTGGCAGCGCCGGTGCAGAACCCAGATGACTACTCCCTGAACCcattttttagagagagaactTTTTggaacaattttatttttatttatttatttatttatttgacaaGGAAATTGCATCGAAAATGGGTTGAGCATAATCTCTAACCTTTAAAATACTCACATTTTGAACACTATGCTTAGTAATAGTGTTTTGAGTCACAAATACATGAAATCCACTATTCCTAAGGAAATTTTTTGCATTCCTTCCCTTTGCAAGCTCCATAATTTTTTGCATTCCTTCCCTTTGCAAGCTCCATAATACTTGTTTAATCAACCAAGGTTCAAAGCTTGTTGCTTACATAtttccacttttttttttactttctctcttttctgttTTCTGATTCCTAAGAAATTTGTTTCTTTCTCCTAATTTATTccattcctctctcctctggttttcctttccttttgccTCTGCTTCTCCGCTCGTTTATTCGTCTTGCCCTTACTCCGTTTTTGCTTTTGTGCGGCGTCGCTCGTTTATTTGTTTTCAGattttttagtttttgttatttAGTGCTTTTTATTTTTCCTGCTTCTTATCCCatgttaaataaaaaataaaataaataaaaaaataaataaaacattacTTATGCATGGTTGTGGTACTCACTAATTAATGTTACATTAGTATTGGCATACAAAAAGTCTTACACGCATAAGATGTACAATAAAGTTATTGTATACCGAGATCATTTTTACTCATTGTTTTTGTATGAAATAACAATTTAAcattttttgattaattttttattatgaaaaaaattgtggataaacattttaaaaggttaaatggTTATGGCTCCTACACTTCTTAGCCTAGAATCAAACCCTTTAGTATTTGCACGTAATATGTTTATGGCTCCTACACTTCTTGCCAACAGAATTAGTTTCTGTTGCAATAGTATAGAAGGTGGGAATGTAGGCTCATTACCTAAAggtttttgaagggaacaagCTCGTAGTGCGGTGTTCTCAACAAATACCCCTTAAATATTTTGTAACTTGAACATAACTACTCTTGTACATATTATGACTCGGGCACTATGCCGAGTTCTTTATGTTCTGCTTTGCAATGCTGATTTCAGGAATATGTAATGTTGTTTTTCTAGCATGAACTCCTATAATGTACTATCTAGCTTGCATTAACCTGCTATTTGAACAGATCAAGCACCCGATATTGGAATACGGAATGCTATTCCTTGTAGTTGTTTTCGGACTACCTAATTCCCTCGATTTTTTCCCGTACAAATTTTGCTTATACGCTAATTAATTCAACGAACTAATTCCGATATTTTGGGGGACCGCGCGCGTTAGCgtgcggtccaacaactagtctAGGAAAAGCCGgaccctttttcttttctttttttcttttgtgctTTTCATATCAGTTTTTCAGACAAGTGagacaattttaattaaatattttccttttttgtcaTTTTGAGGATAAGGTCTTGTGCtatatagtactccgtatattgtGCCCCTCCTTCTACTTGATTGGAAGAGGTAAAATTCAATACATTGAAAATGTTCGATACAtaccaattgtctgttggtttagtggtgattggggctgaacttggtaggaagaattcgtgttcgatccccctcaacaacaattgggaggggactggaacctatccacccagaactcgccccgaatccggattagccttaaggatgaaccgggtgctaacacccaaaaaaaaaaatgttcgatACATTGAAGCAGttaaagtctaaacatttatcacgGGTAATAACTTAAAAATTAAAGGAATTACGCAATTTAAATAAGTATTGTcattttattcgaaatatttAGTTCTAGCAGATGTGAATAAAACGAATCCAAAATTctcaaaatcattaaagaacTAAGCACGTTGCtttgacttaattctaaaatattttagggtaaattttttaccacctaaaaaattaataaattttttttaccacctaaaaaaataaaaattgtcttttaccacctaaaaataaaataaaaattatttgttACCACCTCTTAACCGAAAATGTGGACGAAAACGTTATGCGATCCCATTTCaacgactatattttttatttccttatctTATCCCACGATTTTCATGTATATAAGCTACAATTTTCCCTTAATTCCCATTAATTCACATAACGTTTTCATCCATTTTGTAGTTAAGAGGTGGTAaaagacaatttttattttatttttagatggtaaaaaacaatttgtcaatttttttaggtggtaaaaaacaatttaaccaATATTTTAAGTAAGCAAAAATTGTtgactaatagtctagaaactattcttgattGATAAGTATGTCTaaaaacttattaggaaaacataTCTCATttaccacgacataaaaggactatTTTCTTATAGCGTTgcgttcaaccaaaatcaacttgtactcacgactttctttttccttggaaagacgtactccctccgtcccggaatactcgacctagtttgaccggcacagagtttaagggacttgaattgacttatttaatttaataggtagtagttgaaagtggggtattattttaatgtagttagtgaaaAATGTGTAAATGgatggggttgggggagagtaggggttgaatttttaattattttttgtatggagtagggggtaggtgggttaataggggtggagtgagaaataatatgatattgttagaatatttccatttttagaaacaggtcaagtattaagggactacccgataaggaaaacaggtcaagtattccgggacgaagggagtagtgTTTATTTCATTTGTTTATACATTAGATGAAAGGTTCAAACGATTGTTGGAATTACTCTTGATTAACGGGTTATCAAGCATTTAGGAATACAACAAAAATACTCGAACAATTATACGAGTAATTGAATAAAGAGATGAGACTTGTGGAGTTATaatgtgtgtgtgtttttttttttttttattccaaTGAGCCATaaaggcaatataaattacaaatggtgGTGGGGGGATTTGAACCTGAGACCTCAGTCTTAAGtccttaaccactaggccaagacatcattggtttaTAATGTGTGTTTGTGTTAGATGAATACGGAACTTCATATTTTTGAATACCAGTTTGGCACTATGGACCTTCCGAGCCTCTGAGATACTAAATTGTTATGTTCAAGTTGGTCTTTATAGTTAGCAGAACCCTCTAATCCTACACATCACAAACACATGAAGTTATAAGGGGAGGATTAGAGCCACACAAACCCTTATTCATGGATAGGTAGGTGAATTCTTGTATGGAGTACAAACATCCATTGTATAGTGTCAAATCAACATTTGGAAGCTCTAAAAGGGGTTGTAATCAACATAATTGGGGCTTTCCATAATGTACAACTCAGTCCAATTTAGGACTTTTCCATATTTTGTCAAGTACCTTATTTTCCTTTTAGATATCATCAATTAACCACTCTATGTCACATATGACGTTTTGTTTACAAATCTTTCACTCCATGTAATTTTTACATAtgtgaaaaaaaattgttaattaagGTCTgtgagtttaaacaataaatCTTTTACCACTAAGACATGACATATTTTATGTTATCATTGCTAAAAGAATCTAATTgttaatgttattaatgtagtaacccggggcatcgTCCGAGCCCAAAACCTAATTAAATATAGATGTACTTGCATGGAGTAATTAATTGGACCCGAGCGATTTCCTGATatgttacttcctccgttccacaatagatgcatcgtttctcatttacgcactattcatcaatcaactttgacaatcattttttcactgttgtgtaagaaaaaacatagtcaagtgagatcttgttaaattcgtattaatgcaaggatcccaaatataaactttttataatttttacttatacgcatttaaagatattaatgttcaaagaagcGTATTGACATGCATACAAATAGAAATGATGCATCATTTGCGAAACGGGGGAAGTACATGGATAACTATTACGGAGTATGTAGTATATGTTACGCACTAACCTTATGCATGAAGATCAGGATTAAATTGTTTtttcattggattttgtatattGTCATTATTATGTTTTCTTTTAAAAGGAATTCATATGGCTAATATGATGTACATCAGTGGTTAAGTCTTATCTGTTGAAACTTTAAGATCATGAGTATAAATATCGACTTCATAAATTATGTCCTGTTTGGTAACTGGTTTTTTACTGACTTTTTTATTGGCTTTTGGTTTATGGCCTTTTAATGTGATCAAATAGCcaaaaatgtgtttggtaatTGGCTTGTTGGCTGGCTGAAAagtcagcttttccgccaaaaatgaaaagctagtgttactactccctctgtttctaAGTAAGTGTCACTTTTCCATTTTtggcgttcccttataagtgtcacTTTTCTATTTTTAAACATATCTTTTTTCCACTTTGCCATACacttttcacacttttccatacattttttccacttttctataaatcatgattacttttacttacacattctacaattttccacttttcaatccccacatccatttttatttgtactttatcaataaataattatctactttttcctttcccaaaacaaaaacattctcaatcattacATCTTACACACTTCACAATTTTAcccaaattaataattaataattaataattaataattaataattaataattaataattaataattaataattaataattaataattaataattaataattaataattaataattaataattaataattaataattaataactaataattaataagtaataactaataactaataagtaataaataataactaataactaataactaataattaataactaataactaataaataataactaataaataataactaaaagttaataattgcggagtacggagtattaattaatgactaataactaaaagtgaataattaataaattattaattaatcattaattgttaatgattaattaataattaattattattattaatttaattattattaattattaatcattgattattaattattagttattaattattactccgtaattattaattaaaataatatttattaatactattgcataaagtaatttatttttaatttatattttatttatttgtaattatGTTTTACTCTGTACATAATACAAagtaaaaatgaataaaatacattaaatgtccttaaatgtcattttacatagctacagccaacagccaacaactgattttaccaaacatatttgtaaccaatccatagtcaaacagccaacaaaagcagccaacaaaagcagccaacttgaacagccagtcaaaccagccaagtaaaacagccgacagccaacagcgaacagccaattgccaaacagggccCATGTGTATCCTTGAAAGGGTCAAGTGAAAAACTATTTCTCTCTCATATTCTCCTTCTTCCACCTTATTTCCCACTAACTTGACATTCCTTTTGCCTAAACCCCTCACTTTCTCCCACAATCTTAACCTACAACAATATCTCTTTTATTTACTATAGTAAATTTTATATCAACCTTACCCAAAATTTTACCCTCACAAATAATTTTTTCACCTACTGAACATCTGCCAAAATGCAAAATACTAATTGGTTTTAATACTAATATtgtaattattagttatttatattaatttaatattaattacgttaaattaattaaaaatattaagcaAATATCTTCAATTAGACTTGCGAGCTGCATTGCAGATGTCCAGCTTCCTCACAAATCACAAATGCATGAACAAGACAAAATACACATCACCG contains these protein-coding regions:
- the LOC110790119 gene encoding uncharacterized protein; this encodes MGSGSSHLGSAPALPTTRRSKVNRTKQRLASLICGASSTSHSSSSSTSQKANKSSIPTNDYVPASSLGTEFSSYSSPGSAPVASSESSTISSDCASIHDDSRVESSSNRKCFSEDNEVVHPREINAESKCHQHRLVDSVNPSSAGHLRHISLSSNRRATGEIDDLINDMPQTNGVLSPSGLQDEELEHPTVFEEVSEVIGHQSSDSGPVPVVSDPGIESQSRGDEPIQEVIPSGLELFVSDRVESRPEGSLLHVDVVSISSSNLLPNINNEISTREARRNSRRMFWDAFSSRGSRRNADFPAILFTTEDSDLTGSHRRWLLDIGDDFFDDGVGAETWRFGRRSRFTNDRRRNSRSEFWDRLRGSATESSHRTFCPLDLHSDGSCTCELDEETNALSSISRIILLAEALFEVLDEIHRQPESFSLSMLSAPAPEAVVDSLPLKTYEKPSTTESGEDVDQCYICLVEYEKGDKIRVLPCHHAYHMPCVDKWLKEIHGICPLCRGDVRGGAASTSDADLSEILV